A region of Deinococcus cellulosilyticus NBRC 106333 = KACC 11606 DNA encodes the following proteins:
- the hflX gene encoding GTPase HflX, giving the protein MVVTPELARAMSELSTDMRREVAVVIDRRGHVLTVSVGDAANTDLPPVKHSENRLSGFHLVHTHPRGGALSKSDLSTLFLNRLDAICAIEVKDGLPGKAHVAHLTPPNSVMEEEDWRILAPQTVHELEDWDLQGQVRALEEEFARFRELKTQKKDAERALLVQVDSGEFDAEDRLAELSELARTAGAVVVHKELVFRKHLNPSSVIGKGKLEELTSRAYHLDASMIIFGQELSPAQAREIENVTNLKILDRTQLILDIFALHASGTESKLQVELAQLRYMKPRLLGKGTQLSRIGGSGGSAGGAIGTRGPGETKLELDRRYINDRISELDHQIEELSRRREERRKARARNRIPVVGIVGYTNAGKSTLLNALLNQKEDKKVLAENKLFATLRPTSRQVFLQNYGQVILTDTVGFIRDLPKDLARAFKATLEEIGDANLLMHVLDASAPDFEIKFQSVQNILKELELTDIPVLVVLNKADQASQERLEDLKHRYSGLAVSALTGEGITDLKRELIGVLTRHGLETSQPEFMGTLNAYHS; this is encoded by the coding sequence ATGGTGGTCACCCCCGAACTCGCCCGTGCCATGAGTGAACTCAGCACGGACATGCGGCGCGAAGTTGCAGTGGTCATCGACCGTCGCGGTCACGTCCTGACCGTCTCGGTGGGAGATGCGGCCAACACCGACCTGCCCCCTGTCAAGCACAGTGAAAACCGCCTTTCCGGTTTCCATCTGGTGCACACCCACCCCAGAGGTGGAGCCTTAAGCAAATCCGATCTGTCCACGCTGTTTTTAAACCGCCTGGATGCGATCTGTGCCATTGAAGTCAAAGACGGTTTGCCCGGTAAAGCCCATGTGGCCCACCTCACCCCACCCAACTCGGTGATGGAAGAGGAAGACTGGCGCATCCTGGCCCCCCAGACCGTCCATGAACTCGAAGACTGGGACCTGCAAGGTCAGGTTCGGGCTCTGGAAGAGGAGTTTGCCCGCTTCCGGGAACTCAAAACCCAGAAGAAAGACGCAGAGCGTGCTCTGCTGGTGCAGGTGGACTCTGGTGAATTCGACGCCGAGGACCGCCTTGCAGAGCTCAGTGAACTTGCCCGCACTGCGGGTGCTGTGGTGGTGCACAAGGAACTGGTGTTCCGCAAGCACCTCAACCCCTCAAGCGTGATCGGCAAAGGGAAGCTGGAGGAACTCACCTCCCGCGCCTACCACCTGGATGCGAGCATGATCATCTTTGGGCAGGAACTCTCTCCTGCACAGGCCAGAGAGATCGAGAACGTCACCAATCTGAAGATTCTGGACCGCACCCAGCTCATCCTGGACATCTTTGCCCTGCATGCCAGTGGTACAGAATCCAAGCTGCAGGTGGAACTGGCGCAACTGCGTTACATGAAGCCTCGCCTGCTTGGGAAAGGCACCCAGCTTTCCAGGATCGGGGGTTCAGGGGGCTCTGCAGGTGGAGCCATCGGGACACGTGGTCCGGGGGAAACCAAACTCGAGCTGGACCGCCGTTACATCAACGACCGGATTTCCGAACTCGACCACCAGATTGAAGAACTCTCCCGCAGGCGTGAAGAACGCCGCAAGGCCCGTGCCAGAAACCGCATTCCGGTGGTGGGCATTGTGGGATACACCAACGCTGGCAAGAGCACCCTCCTCAATGCTCTCCTCAACCAGAAGGAAGACAAGAAAGTGCTCGCCGAGAACAAGCTGTTCGCCACATTGCGACCCACAAGCCGTCAGGTGTTCCTGCAGAACTACGGTCAGGTGATTCTGACCGACACCGTGGGATTCATTCGCGACCTGCCAAAGGACCTGGCCCGTGCCTTCAAGGCCACGCTGGAAGAAATTGGCGATGCCAACCTGCTCATGCACGTGCTGGATGCCAGTGCCCCTGACTTTGAGATCAAGTTCCAGTCTGTGCAGAACATCCTGAAAGAGCTCGAACTTACAGACATTCCCGTGCTGGTGGTGCTCAATAAAGCAGATCAGGCCTCACAGGAACGGCTGGAGGATCTGAAACACCGTTACTCGGGTCTGGCGGTCTCTGCCCTGACTGGAGAGGGGATCACAGATCTGAAGCGAGAACTGATCGGTGTGCTCACCCGCCATGGCCTGGAGACCAGTCAACCGGAGTTTATGGGAACGCTGAACGCGTATCACTCGTAG